In the genome of Nocardia sp. NBC_00416, one region contains:
- the ruvA gene encoding Holliday junction branch migration protein RuvA, translated as MIASIRGEVVELALDHVVLEASGVGYQLNATPATLAGLTRGEQARLYTALIVREDSMTLYGFADTEARDLFGLLQTVSGVGPRLAMAVLAVLEPEALRKALAAGDIAALTRVPGIGKRGAERMVVELRDKVNLVPVPPDRAAAVAAAVQTPVRDQVVEALTSLGFPLKQAEPAVDAVLAEHPDAGNSAALRAALGILGKNR; from the coding sequence GTGATCGCGTCCATACGCGGCGAAGTTGTCGAACTCGCACTCGACCACGTGGTGCTGGAGGCGTCCGGAGTCGGCTACCAGCTCAATGCCACTCCCGCGACTCTGGCCGGGCTCACTCGTGGTGAACAGGCCCGGCTGTACACCGCGCTGATCGTGCGCGAAGACTCGATGACCCTCTACGGGTTCGCCGACACCGAGGCCCGCGACCTGTTCGGGCTGCTGCAGACGGTATCGGGAGTGGGGCCGCGGCTGGCGATGGCGGTGCTGGCGGTCCTGGAGCCCGAAGCGCTGCGCAAAGCGCTGGCCGCCGGGGATATCGCGGCGCTCACCCGGGTCCCGGGAATCGGAAAGCGCGGGGCCGAACGGATGGTCGTGGAATTACGGGACAAGGTGAACCTCGTCCCGGTGCCGCCGGACCGGGCCGCCGCCGTCGCCGCAGCGGTGCAGACCCCGGTCCGCGACCAGGTCGTGGAAGCGCTCACCAGTCTGGGGTTCCCGCTCAAGCAGGCCGAACCTGCCGTGGATGCCGTCCTGGCCGAACACCCCGACGCCGGTAACTCCGCGGCACTGCGCGCCGCGCTCGGGATCCTCGGCAAGAACCGTTAG
- the ruvC gene encoding crossover junction endodeoxyribonuclease RuvC, which yields MRVMGVDPGLTRCGVSMVEGGAGRTVKAIAVDVIRTPPELDLAQRLLRISDAAEEWIRTYRPEVVAIERVFAQHNVRTAMGTAQAGGVIALAAARREIPVMFHTPSEVKAAVTGNGGADKKQVTAMVTRILGLATPPKPADAADALALAICHCWRAPLLERMARAEKLAERARQQYTQRLEQQRKAVRG from the coding sequence GTGCGGGTGATGGGCGTCGACCCGGGGCTCACCCGGTGTGGAGTGAGCATGGTCGAAGGGGGTGCGGGGCGCACGGTGAAGGCGATCGCGGTGGATGTGATCCGCACTCCGCCCGAACTGGATCTGGCGCAGCGCCTGCTGCGGATCTCCGATGCCGCCGAAGAGTGGATACGCACCTATCGTCCCGAGGTGGTGGCGATCGAGCGGGTGTTCGCCCAGCACAATGTGCGCACGGCCATGGGTACCGCCCAGGCCGGCGGAGTCATCGCACTGGCGGCCGCGCGCCGCGAGATCCCGGTGATGTTCCATACTCCCAGTGAGGTGAAGGCCGCGGTGACCGGAAACGGCGGCGCGGACAAGAAACAGGTGACCGCCATGGTCACTCGGATCCTCGGGCTCGCGACGCCGCCCAAACCGGCGGATGCCGCCGACGCGCTGGCCCTGGCCATCTGCCACTGTTGGCGGGCACCGCTGCTGGAGCGGATGGCGCGCGCCGAGAAGCTGGCCGAACGGGCCCGGCAGCAGTACACGCAACGACTGGAACAGCAGCGGAAGGCGGTGCGCGGGTGA
- a CDS encoding O-acetyl-ADP-ribose deacetylase → MVAVTLVRGDITEEQVDAVVNAANSELLGGGGVDGAIHRRGGPEILAECRRLRETEYPRGLPTGRAVATTAGELPARWVIHTVGPVWSARGERAAQLAPLLAACYSESLRIADELGARTVAFPAISTGAYGWPMDDGARIAVAAVRESRTGVEEVRFVLRDAAAYDIFAAQLAR, encoded by the coding sequence ATGGTCGCCGTGACGCTGGTTCGTGGGGATATCACCGAGGAGCAGGTCGACGCGGTGGTGAACGCCGCGAACTCGGAGCTGCTCGGCGGCGGGGGCGTGGACGGCGCCATCCACCGGCGCGGCGGACCCGAGATTCTCGCCGAATGCCGGCGCCTCCGGGAGACCGAATACCCCCGGGGCCTGCCCACCGGCCGGGCCGTGGCGACCACGGCCGGCGAACTGCCGGCGCGCTGGGTCATCCACACCGTCGGCCCGGTGTGGTCGGCGCGCGGCGAACGCGCCGCGCAGCTCGCGCCGCTACTGGCCGCGTGCTACAGCGAATCGCTGCGGATCGCCGACGAACTGGGCGCGCGCACGGTGGCCTTCCCGGCGATCTCCACCGGCGCCTACGGTTGGCCAATGGACGACGGAGCGCGGATCGCGGTAGCGGCCGTTCGCGAATCGCGTACCGGGGTCGAGGAAGTGCGGTTCGTCCTGCGCGACGCGGCTGCTTACGACATCTTCGCAGCCCAGCTGGCCCGTTGA
- a CDS encoding metalloregulator ArsR/SmtB family transcription factor: MDEVAAAIADPVRREILEMLRGTRLTAGAIAARFPISRPAVSRHLRVLRDGGLVHDELVGRQRYYALDTGPLRELSSWIATLNGPDWSHRLDALGTEIYRTRREHRADTGSDPRRHIRSAPSDDEENSA; this comes from the coding sequence GTGGACGAGGTGGCCGCGGCGATCGCCGACCCGGTACGGCGCGAGATCCTGGAGATGCTGCGCGGCACCCGGCTCACCGCGGGCGCGATCGCCGCCCGCTTCCCGATCAGCCGGCCCGCCGTCAGCCGGCATCTGCGGGTACTCCGGGACGGCGGACTGGTCCACGACGAACTCGTGGGGCGGCAGCGGTACTACGCACTGGACACCGGACCGCTACGGGAGCTGAGCTCGTGGATCGCCACGTTGAACGGTCCGGACTGGTCGCACCGGCTCGACGCGCTGGGCACCGAGATCTACCGGACCCGCCGGGAACACCGCGCAGACACCGGATCCGACCCCCGGCGCCACATCCGATCGGCACCATCCGACGACGAGGAGAACTCGGCATGA